DNA from Blastocatellia bacterium:
CTCCTCCGGAGCTTGCGGATCAAATTAACCGGTTGACTATAAACATCGCGCTCCTGACGGAGCTGCCCTTTCAGGCACCTTCTCATTACGTTGAGGATGAATATGAAAAGTACGCGTGTCTCACGACGGCAAGCCTTCTGGCGCACCTTGCCATTCCTGCTGCTCGCCGCTTGCAGCTTCAGCGCCAGGCCGGCGGCGGCGCAAACCTGCGAGCGCCTGTCTGATCTCAAGCTCGCCAACACGACGATCACCGCGGCGCAGTCCGTGGCCGCCGGGTCGTTCGGCGGCGGGGCGGCCTTCAAAGACTTGCCGGCCTTCTGCCGTGTGACCGGCGTCATCAAGCCGACGAGTGATTCGGAGATCAAGTTTGAAGTCTGGATGCCCGCCGCTGGCTGGAACGGCAGGTTTCAAGGCGTCGGCAATGGCGGCTTCGCCGGCTCGATCTCGCAGGCGGCGCTGGCCGGCCCGCTGATGCGTGGTTACGCGGTCGCTTCGACGGATACGGGACACAGCGGCGGCGATGCGAGCTGGGCGCTGGGACACCCGGAGAAGATCATCGACTACGGCCACCGCGGGGTTCATGAAATGACCGAGAAGGCCAAAGCCATCATCAGCGCCTTCTACGGTGCTGGCCCGAAACACTCGTACTTTGCCAGTTGCTCGAACGGCGGGCGACAGGCGCTGATGGAAGCCCAGCGCTACCCGAACGACTATGATGGCTTGATCGCCGGCGCCCCGGCCAATTACTTCACGCAGACGCTCACAGGCTTTGCCTGGAACATGCAAGCGATGCTGGTTGACCCGGCCAGCTACATCCCCGCGAGTAAATTGAAAGCCATCGAGGCGGCGGCGCTCACGGCCTGTGACGCGAGCGACGGGGTGACCGACGGCGTCATTGATGACCCCGTCGGCTGCCGCTTCGAGCCCGCGGTCTTGCTCTGCAAAGGGGCCGAGTCGGATGCCTGTCTGACGGAGAAGCAGGTCGCGGCGTTGAAGAAAATTTACAGCGGGCCGCGCAACTCGAAGGGCGAGCAGATTGTTCCAGGCTTCCTGCCCGGCGGCGAGACCGGGCCGGCCGGCTGGACAATCTGGGTTACCGGCGCGGCGCCGACTCGCGCGGCGCAGTTCTTCTTCGCCTCGCAGACCGCGCGCAACATGATCCACAACGACCCGGCCTGGGACATTAAATCGTTCAACATCGACCAGGACAGCAAGCTCGCGGACGACAAGCTGGCGCCGATCCTGAACGCCACCGATACCAATCTGAAAGCCTTCAAAGCCCGCGGCGGCAAGCTGATTCTCTATCACGGCTGGAGCGACGCGGCGCTGCCGCCGACCAACACGATTCATTATTTCCACGATGTCGTTGCGACGATGGGCCGGCGCGAGGTGGATTCGTTCATGCGGCTCTACATGGTGCCGGGCATGCAACATTGCGGCGGCGGCCCCGGCACCGACAGCTTCGGCGCGTTCGTCAACGCCGTGCCTGCGGACGCGCAACACGACCTGACGGTGGCCATCGAGCGATGGGTTGAAGCCGGCGTCGCCCCCAACCAGATCATCGCCGCAAAGCGGCAGAGCAATGACCCGAAAAGCGCCATCACGCGCACGCGCCCGCTCTGCCCTTACCCGCTCGTCGCCCGTTACAAGGGCAGCGGCAGCACAGACGACGCGGCCAACTTCGTCTGTGCGAAAGAGCAACTGATGGCCAGTCCCGCGAAAGGGACGATGAAGTAATCTTTTTCAAACGGCTCAGCAAAACAACTCAGCGAATCAGGAAGGTGAACAAGCGCGTCGCCGCTACCTTGACGCGCGACAATCGGGCGCGGGCGCTGCGAAAGACCTTACGCTCTTCCATCTCACCAAAAATCGAGTAAGCCACCGGCGTCACCAGCAACGTCAGCAGCAAACATAAGCTCTGCCCGCCGATGATCGTTACCGCAATCGCTGAACGCTGCGCCGAGCCTGCGCCGATGCCGATGGCTGTCGGGATCAAGCCCGCGACAATCGAAAACGTCGTCATCAGGATGGGCCGCAAGCGCACGTGATTCGCTCGCAGGATCGCCTCACGCAGCTCAACGCCTTCCGAGCGCAGCTTGTTG
Protein-coding regions in this window:
- a CDS encoding tannase/feruloyl esterase family alpha/beta hydrolase, which translates into the protein MKSTRVSRRQAFWRTLPFLLLAACSFSARPAAAQTCERLSDLKLANTTITAAQSVAAGSFGGGAAFKDLPAFCRVTGVIKPTSDSEIKFEVWMPAAGWNGRFQGVGNGGFAGSISQAALAGPLMRGYAVASTDTGHSGGDASWALGHPEKIIDYGHRGVHEMTEKAKAIISAFYGAGPKHSYFASCSNGGRQALMEAQRYPNDYDGLIAGAPANYFTQTLTGFAWNMQAMLVDPASYIPASKLKAIEAAALTACDASDGVTDGVIDDPVGCRFEPAVLLCKGAESDACLTEKQVAALKKIYSGPRNSKGEQIVPGFLPGGETGPAGWTIWVTGAAPTRAAQFFFASQTARNMIHNDPAWDIKSFNIDQDSKLADDKLAPILNATDTNLKAFKARGGKLILYHGWSDAALPPTNTIHYFHDVVATMGRREVDSFMRLYMVPGMQHCGGGPGTDSFGAFVNAVPADAQHDLTVAIERWVEAGVAPNQIIAAKRQSNDPKSAITRTRPLCPYPLVARYKGSGSTDDAANFVCAKEQLMASPAKGTMK